From Brassica oleracea var. oleracea cultivar TO1000 unplaced genomic scaffold, BOL UnpScaffold12703, whole genome shotgun sequence, one genomic window encodes:
- the LOC106322273 gene encoding beta-glucosidase 3-like codes for TAYADVCFREFGNHVKFWTTINEANIYTIGGYSDGLLPPGHCSSRSKCSSGNSSTEPYIVGHNLLLAHASASRLYKQKYKDIQGGSVGFSVFTIGFTPSTSSTNDEIAVQRAKAFIFGW; via the exons ACTGCTTACGCAGATGTTTGCTTCAGAGAGTTTGGGAACCATGTCAAATTCTGGACCACGATCAACGAGGCTAATATATACACTATCGGAGGCTACAGTGATGGTTTGTTACCGCCTGGTCATTGCTCCTCACGAAGTAAATGCTCGTCAGGGAACTCTTCGACTGAACCATATATCGTAGGCCATAACTTGCTTCTTGCGCACGCCTCTGCTTCAAGACTATATAAGCAAAAGTACAAG GATATACAGGGAGGTTCCGTAGGCTTTAGCGTATTTACGATAGGGTTTACTCCTTCTACAAGCTCCACGAATGATGAGATCGCAGTTCAAAGAGCTAAAGCTTT